A single genomic interval of Takifugu flavidus isolate HTHZ2018 chromosome 19, ASM371156v2, whole genome shotgun sequence harbors:
- the LOC130516536 gene encoding interphotoreceptor matrix proteoglycan 2-like yields the protein MLWELGLMLLFLLSPQAAVVKDNTLRMVALSQTEDVGSSGSVQLEGSGFEPAPRRSKRSVFLHSGIRICPKESVSDVLANHQAYYQLRVCQEAVWEAFRIFFDRIPGTSEYQMWVHTCQHESLCISDLGKNFSSSEEHISLIQRVRTVGSRAGLCQFKDPGSMWRRQQNTSSKGPIITPVQKRKSCGQHNTIRRTEAQRSGFWYVNVFVWHLPLTVVLCPQRMNQRRGGASANGRAVTPAPTQKTLEVLEKTEFQTISPSETPPQDQTMAATTPFTIPVITQITPEEDTELPNLVPESPQEETVEFSIDLVDPGYRELLDDPDSPQYVDLAHHLQEQMQHAFDKLSGFQSIHVLGISESQDTDGPGGISVHYSITFEVNALKSSSESAEAATGLPEPPVESRLKQMVTKALQEEASLPIDLDTLHFDPEAMFDLTLAPTSSVELLDQSSEPDSHNDLQVITEEPQLEKTRLVVPLTPLEKENDLVTLLDPTASVPGDEEMILVTDGREETQNPDVVTNQSTPDESESSKEDQELLIITHEIKTIRHHETGELVKDFSSGPPVEAPVESDVPHIILLPESEDLAPEDSGKPGVTPTPPSVLTTAPAADEVSDVGVEVTTSSDVTGQPPTETTTKLVEDDRGNNLPEDVGGHLPSSISGTDDFSELDTKVELLEEEGHSEIGADEELLEVLQPVPEEIELFVLEEDDKDTEAELKISEDLELEEGADLSEPEHDHLEAEEEVFQFSEETDLSDPEGNVSEPVEVEVSQPGVLELDEEVKEVSKLGEERVKVSEPVEEDSEPEEEVSEQEEEVSEPEEDVSEPVEEDSEPEEDVSEPKEDVLEPEEEVSELVEDVLEPEEDVSEPKEDVLEPEKDEDVSEPEEDVSEPVEEVSEPVEDVSEPEEEVSELVEEVSEPEEEVSEPVEEVSEPEEEVLEPVEEVSEQEEEVSEPEEDVSEPEEDVSEPVQEVLEPVEEVSELVEDVSVPEEEISEPVEEVSEPVEEISEPVEEVSEPVEDVSEPEEDVSEPVEEVSEPVEDVSEPKEEISEPVEEVSEPVEDVSEPVEDVSEPEEEVSEPEDDVLEPVEEVSEPEEEVSELVEDVSEPVEDVSEPVQEVSEPKEDVLEPEEVIQVSEPEEDVSEPEEEVSEPVEEVSEPEKDVSELVEDVSEPVQEVFEVSEPEDNVLELEKEVIEISVPGEDVSDVSEGKVAADSEPVQEVFEPEDEVSKLGEMFTEPGVDVSQTEYTVSGPEDPSDSDEAKVLELGVEVTDALEPKKVLEDQEFATLEVDMGGSGPSKDEILDHTIELEVQAEVGKGGEKVRDESEETTAEVSEPEDEQEATSPKEGLLDTPEATKEKEQKSEEELMATVPVAEDLGGIQETQQTSESGAAAADTTLDLDISESTSEDEVGKEQNPELAIEGLESKPENTQPPAESIKIRRPVDGRDRPHFREQTDDHAEEDELLHPHFSRPRPEEHVPIIPTHFQQPEDPAGQNLQEYPTTEREVISIESQVEKDIKTGVSAQDSSEDFNLLEVLPEETQQPDANEGSITVTVPPDSDAFPVPPAGSGLVSEVSTPHGIDSGLFESLGEQTQEPTAVPADEDQEESENRDESYSSISIADLLVDPTDTAATWENQLLEQGSGFTSVEEEPLGVTAPPPLTYLTTPTMTKASHGRELVVFFSLRVTNLQFSEDLFNRTSSEYRSLENTFLDLLLPYLQANLTGFKNLEILNFRQGSVVVNSKVKFAKMVPYNVTEAVRCVLEEFCSTASKNLHIQIDTRSLDIEPADQADACKFLACDRFSRCVVNGWTKEARCVCRPGYVSVDGLTCQSLCDLQPDYCRGGDCYIVPEHGARCRSRDGVPLPGLVS from the exons ATGCTGTGGGAGCTCGGACTgatgctgctcttcctcctctccccacagGCTGCTGTCGTTAAAG ACAACACCCTCAGGATGGTGGCGCTGTCCCAGACAGAGGACGTCGGCTCCAGCGGCTCTGTGCAGCTGGAGGGCTCAGGGTTCGAGCCGGCTCCTCGCCGGTCCAAACGCTCCGTGTTTCTTCACTCGGGAATTAGAATCTGCCCCAAAGAGAGCGTGAGCGACGTGTTGGCCAACCACCAGGCGTACTACCAGCTCAGAG TTTGCCAGGAAGCCGTCTGGGAGGCCTTCAGGATCTTCTTCGACAGAATCCCGGGAACGTCGGAGTATCAGATGTGGGTCCACACGTGTCAGCACGAGTCACTCTGCATCTCTGACCTCGGCAAAAATTTCAGCAGCTCCGAGGAGCACATCAGCCTGATCCAGAGGGTAAGAACAGTCGGATCTCGAGCGGGTTTGTGCCAGTTTAAGGATCCTGGGTCTAtgtggaggaggcagcagaacaccagcagcaaGGGTCCCATAATTACGCCTGTCCAAAAGAGGAAGAGCTGTGGTCAACACAACACCATCCGCAGAACAGAGGCTCAACGCTCC GGCTTTTggtatgtaaatgtgtttgtttggcaTCTGCCGTTAACGGTGGTTTTGTGTCCACAGAGGATGAaccagaggagagggggggcgtCTGCCAACGG GCGAGCGGTGACTCCTGCACCCACGCAGAAGACCCTGGAGGTCCTGGAAAAGACAG AGTTTCAGACCATCAGCCCCTCAGAGACACCCCCCCAGGACCAAACAATGGCTGCCACCACGCCTTTCACCATTCCCGTGATCACACAAATAACCCCTGAGGAG GACACGGAGCTTCCTAACCTGGTCCCTGAGAGTCCACAGGAGGAGACGGTGGAGTTCAGCATTGACCTGGTGGACCCGGGTTACAGAGAGCTGCTGGACGATCCTGACTCTCCTCAGTACGTCGACCTGGCTCATCAcctgcaggaacag ATGCAGCACGCCTTCGACAAACTGTCAGGGTTCCAAAGCATCCACGTGCTGGGGATCAG CGAGTCCCAGGACACTGACGG GCCTGGAGGCATCTCTGTCCATTACTCCATCACCTTTGAGGTCAACGCACTCAAGAGCAGCTCTGAGAGTGCAGAGGCGGCCACTGGGCTTCCCGAACCTCCTGTGGAGTCCAGGCTGAAGCAGATGGTGACCAAAGCTTTGCAGGAAGAAGCCTCGCTGCCAATCGATCTGGACACGCTTCATTTTGACCCag AGGCAATGTTTGACCTGACACTGGCACCAACCTCCTCAGTAGAGCTACTGGATCAG TCCAGCGAGCCCGATTCACACAATGACCTTCAAGTTATCACTGAAGAGCCGCAACTGGAAAAAACTCGACTAGTTGTTCCACTGACGCccctggagaaggagaacgACCTTGTGACCCTGCTGGATCCCACAGCTTCTGTACCGGGCGATGAGGAGATGATCTTGGTGACTGACGGGAGGGAGGAGACCCAAAACCCAGATGTTGTCACCAATCAATCAACGCCAGACGAGTCCGAGTCATCAAAGGAGGACCAGGAATTGCTAATTATCACACATGAGATTAAAACCATCCGTCACCACGAAACTGGTGAACTTGTAAAAGACTTCAGCTCAGGTCCTCCTGTAGAAGCACCGGTGGAATCAGATGTTCCTCACATTATCCTGCTTCCAGAATCAGAAGATCTGGCTCCCGAGGACAGCGGAAAGCCCGGTGTTACTCCGACCCCACCAAGTGTTCTGAccacagctcctgctgcagatgaGGTGTCAGATGTTGGAGTTGAGGTCACCACCTCTTCAGATGTGACGGGTCAGCCCCCGACTGAGACCACAACCAAGCTCGTGGAAGACGATAGAGGTAACAATCTTCCAGAAGATGTTGGTGGACACCTTCCATCTTCCATTTCGGGAACAGATGACTTCTCAGAACTGGACACTAAAGTTGAGTTACTAGAAGAAGAGGGACATTCAGAGATTGGAGCCGATGAAGAACTTCTGGAGGTTTTGCAGCCCGTACCTGAAGAAATTGAGTTATTTGTCCTAGAAGAAGATGACAAAGATACAGAAGCTGAGCTTAAAATATCTGAAGATTTGGAACTAGAAGAGGGAGCTGACCTTTCAGAACCAGAACATGACCATttagaagcagaagaagaagttttTCAATTTTCAGAAGAAACAGACCTTTCAGATCCAGAAGGAAATGTTTCAGAACCAGTAGAAGTAGAAGTGTCACAACCAGGAGTTTTGGAACTAGATGAGGAGGTAAAAGAAGTTTCAAAACTAGGGGAAGAAAGAGTCAAAGTgtcagaaccagtggaagaagattcagaaccagaagaagaagtttcagaacaagaggaagaagtttcagaaccagaggaagatgtttcagaaccagtggaagaagatTCAGAACCGGAggaagatgtttcagaaccaaaggaagatgttttagaaccagaggaagaagtttcagaactagtggaagatgttttagaaccagaggaagatgtttcagaaccaAAGGAAGATGTTTTAGAACCAGAGAaagat gaagatgtttcagaaccagaggaagatgtttcagaaccagtggaagaagtttcagaaccagtggaagatgtttcagaaccagaggaagaagtttcagaactagtggaagaagtttcagaaccagaggaagaagtttcagaaccagtggaagaagtttcagaaccagaggaagaagttttagaaccagtggaagaagtttcagaacaagaggaagaagtttcagaaccagaggaagacgtttcagaaccagaggaagatgtttcagaaccagtgcAAGAAGTTTtagaaccagtggaagaagtttcagaactAGTGGAAGATGTTTCAGTACCAGAGGAAGAAatttcagaaccagtggaagaagtttcagaaccagtggaagaaatttcagaaccagtggaagaagtttcagaaccagtggaagatgtttcagaaccagaggaagatgtttcagaaccagtggaagaagtttcagaaccagtggaagatgtttcagaaccaAAGGAAGAAatttcagaaccagtggaagaagtttcagaaccagtggaagatgtttcagaaccagtggaagatgtttcagaaccagaggaagaagtttcagaaccagaggatGACGTTTtagaaccagtggaagaagtttcagaaccagaggaagaagtttcagaactagtggaagatgtttcagaaccagtggaagatgtttcagaaccagtTCAAGAGGTTTCAGAACCAAAGGAAGATGTTTTAGAACCAGAAGAAGTAATTCaagtttcagaaccagaggaagatgtttcagaaccagaggaagaagtttcagaaccagtggaagaagtttcagaaccagagAAAGATGTTTCAGAACTAGttgaagatgtttcagaaccagtACAAGAAGTATTTGAAGTGTCAGAACCAGAGGACAATGTTTTAGAACTAGAGAAAGAAGTAATTGAGATTTCAGTACCAGGGGAAGATGTTTCAGACGTTTCAGAGGGAAAAGTAGCAGCTGATTCAGAACCAGTACAAGAAGTTTTTGAACCAGAAGATGAGGTTTCAAAACTAGGAGAAATGTTTACAGAACCAGGAGTGGATGTGTCACAAACAGAATACACAGTTTCAGGACCAGAAGATCCTTCAGACTCAGACGAAGCCAAAGTTTTGGAACTGGGGGTTGAGGTAACTGATGCTTTAGAACCAAAGAAAGTTCTAGAAGATCAAGAATTTGCAACTTTGGAAGTAGATATGGGTGGTTCAGGTCCATCAAAAGATGAAATCTTGGATCACACAATAGAATTAGAAGTACAGGCAGAAGTTGGTAAGGGTGGAGAGAAAGTTAGAGATGAATCAGAAGAAACAACAGCCGAGGTTTCTGAACCTGAAGATGAGCAAGAAGCTACATCTCCAAAAGAAGGTTTGCTGGACACGCCAGAAGCAACcaaagagaaagagcagaaatcaGAGGAAGAATTAATGGCCACTGTTCCAGTGGCAGAGGATCTTGGAGGGATTCAGGAAACCCAGCAGACATCAGAATctggagcggcagcagcagacacaACCTTAGATCTGGACATTTCAGAGTCCACATCTGAAGATGAAGTGGGtaaagaacaaaatccagaatTGGCGATTGAGGGATTAGAATCAAAACCTGAGAACACTCAGCCTCCGGCTGAGTCAATCAAAATTCGCAGGCCTGTGGACGGCAGGGATCGGCCCCACTTCAGAGAACAAACCGATGACCATGCTGAAGAAGACGAGCTGCTTCATCCACATTTCTCCAGACCACGTCCAGAAGAACATGTACCCATCATACCAACACACTTCCAACAACCTGAAGATCCTGCAGGCCAGAATCTTCAGGAATATCCCACCACGGAACGGGAAGTCATCAGCATAGAGTCACAGGTGGAGAAGGACATAAAAACAG GCGTGAGCGCTCAGGACTCATCAGAGGACTTCAACCTTCTAGAAGTCCTACCTGAAGAGACACAACAACCTGATGCTAACGAAGGCAGCATCACTGTGACAGTGCCACCAGATTCAGATGCCTtccctgttcctcctgcagggtcTGGTCTTGTGTCTGAGGTATCTACACCACATGGCATCGACTCTGGACTCTTTGAGTCTTTAGGGGAGCAAACACAGGAACCAACAGCAGTTCCTGCTGATGAAGACCAGGAGGAATCTGAGAACAGAGATGAAAGTTACTCAAGTATCAGCATAGCAGACCTGCTGGTGGATCCGACTGACACGGCAGCCACATGGGAAAACCAGTTACTGGAGCAGGGGAGTGGCTTCacctctgtggaggaggagcctcTTGGTGTGACCGCCCCACCTCCACTAACATACCTGACTACTCCCACCATGACCAAAGCCAGCCACGGCAGAGAGCTGGTGGTGTTCTTCAGCCTCCGAGTCACCAACCTGCAGTTCTCTGAGGACCTTTTCAACAGGACATCTTCCGAGTACAGATCCCTGGAGAACACCTTCTTAGACCTG CTGCTGCCATACCTGCAGGCCAACCTGACGGGATTCAAGAACTTGGAGATCCTGAACTTCAGGCAGGGCAGTGTGGTCGTCAACAGCAAGGTCAAATTTGCCAAGATGGTGCCGTACAACGTCACGGAGGCCGTCCGCTGCGTCCTGGAGGAGTTCTGCTCCACCGCCTCCAAGAACCTGCACATCCAGATCGACACGCGCTCCTTAGATATCGAACCAG ctgATCAGGCCGACGCCTGCAAGTTCCTGGCGTGCGACAGGTTTTCCCGTTGTGTGGTGAACGGGTGGACCAAGGAGGCccggtgtgtgtgcaggcccGGGTACGTGTCCGTGGACGGCCTGACCTGTCAGAGTCTGTGTGACCTGCAGCCCGACTACTGCCGGGGGGGCGACTGTTACATCGTTCCTGAACACGGAGCCCGCTGCAG GTCCAGGGACGGCGTCCCTCTCCCAGGTCTCGTCAGTTAG
- the LOC130516030 gene encoding homeodomain-interacting protein kinase 2-like isoform X1 → MEENNFRPLPLKEIRFIVQQLAVALQSLRSVGLTHCDIKLDNIMLVDHEKQPFKIKLIDFGVARVASTIPQGSAIQVLCYRSPEVLLGLPLTEAVDIWSLGCVVAMLHLGNRLFDGDNEFDVMRYIVELFGQPPNRMLNAGIKTNQFFKQSMCAWNRSWKLKTGYSRGGHKLLDSLDDILSAFPSNGSKHPELNLFVNMLKKMLDLDPATRITPAQLLQHGFLTNTEVGTTSKEPEVTASQENGQTLQTQCENPQQHQESHLKTGQKRNRDSKDDDPTCHDSKRPRIQSRVTPRKYTQINANNSSVQRKLPDGKDGGPHRSTSMAGPRFSQKALKRTRRYTGSKGGKK, encoded by the exons ATGGAGGAGAACAATTTTCGTCCTCTGCCTCTAAAGGAAATCAGATTTATTGTCCAACAG CTTGCAGTTGCACTTCAGTCGCTGAGGAGTGTGGGACTAACACACTGTGACATAAAGCTGGACAATATTATGTTAGTGGACCATGAAAAGCAGCCTTTCAAAATCAAACTAATCGACTTTGGGGTTGCCAGGGTTGCATCCACTATACCACAGGGCTCAGCTATACAGGTCCTCTGTTACAG GTCTCCAGAGGTCCTTTTGGGTCTTCCATTGACAGAGGCTGTGGACATTTGGTCTCTGGGCTGTGTGGTTGCAATGTTACACCTTGGTAATAGGCTGTTTGATGGGGACAATGAGTTTGACGTG ATGAGGTACATAGTGGAGCTATTTGGTCAACCTCCGAATCGAATGCTAAATGCAGGCATAAAAACTAATCAATTCTTTAAGCAAAGCATGTGCGCATGGAATCGATCATGGAAACTAAAG ACAGGCTACAGTAGAGGGGGACATAAGCTTCTAGATTCTCTGGATGACATTTTAAGC GCCTTCCCTTCTAATGGCAGCAAACATCCAGAACTTAATCTTTTTGTCAACATGCTAAAGAAAATGCTTGACCTAGACCCTGCTACGCGCATTACCCCAGCTCAACTGCTGCAACATGGGTTTCTGACAAACACGGA GGTGGGGACTACCTCTAAAGAGCCAGAGGTCACTGCCAGCCAGGAAAATGGACAAACTTTACAGACGCAGTGTGAAAACCCCCAGCAGCACCAAGAGAGCCACTTAAAAACGGGGCAGAAAAGAAATCGTGACTCAAAAGATGATGACCCAACTTGTCACGACTCCAAGCGGCCTAGAATACAGTCAAGGGTGACACCAAGAAAGTACACACAGATAAATGCTAATAATTCCAGtgttcagaggaagctgcctgACGGGAAGGATGGTGGGCCTCATCGCTCCACCTCGATGGCCGGGCCCAGGTTCAGCCAAAAAGCTTTGAAAAGAACAAGGCGATACACAGGCAGtaaaggagggaaaaagtaA
- the LOC130516030 gene encoding homeodomain-interacting protein kinase 2-like isoform X2, translated as MEENNFRPLPLKEIRFIVQQLAVALQSLRSVGLTHCDIKLDNIMLVDHEKQPFKIKLIDFGVARVASTIPQGSAIQVLCYRSPEVLLGLPLTEAVDIWSLGCVVAMLHLGNRLFDGDNEFDMRYIVELFGQPPNRMLNAGIKTNQFFKQSMCAWNRSWKLKTGYSRGGHKLLDSLDDILSAFPSNGSKHPELNLFVNMLKKMLDLDPATRITPAQLLQHGFLTNTEVGTTSKEPEVTASQENGQTLQTQCENPQQHQESHLKTGQKRNRDSKDDDPTCHDSKRPRIQSRVTPRKYTQINANNSSVQRKLPDGKDGGPHRSTSMAGPRFSQKALKRTRRYTGSKGGKK; from the exons ATGGAGGAGAACAATTTTCGTCCTCTGCCTCTAAAGGAAATCAGATTTATTGTCCAACAG CTTGCAGTTGCACTTCAGTCGCTGAGGAGTGTGGGACTAACACACTGTGACATAAAGCTGGACAATATTATGTTAGTGGACCATGAAAAGCAGCCTTTCAAAATCAAACTAATCGACTTTGGGGTTGCCAGGGTTGCATCCACTATACCACAGGGCTCAGCTATACAGGTCCTCTGTTACAG GTCTCCAGAGGTCCTTTTGGGTCTTCCATTGACAGAGGCTGTGGACATTTGGTCTCTGGGCTGTGTGGTTGCAATGTTACACCTTGGTAATAGGCTGTTTGATGGGGACAATGAGTTTGAC ATGAGGTACATAGTGGAGCTATTTGGTCAACCTCCGAATCGAATGCTAAATGCAGGCATAAAAACTAATCAATTCTTTAAGCAAAGCATGTGCGCATGGAATCGATCATGGAAACTAAAG ACAGGCTACAGTAGAGGGGGACATAAGCTTCTAGATTCTCTGGATGACATTTTAAGC GCCTTCCCTTCTAATGGCAGCAAACATCCAGAACTTAATCTTTTTGTCAACATGCTAAAGAAAATGCTTGACCTAGACCCTGCTACGCGCATTACCCCAGCTCAACTGCTGCAACATGGGTTTCTGACAAACACGGA GGTGGGGACTACCTCTAAAGAGCCAGAGGTCACTGCCAGCCAGGAAAATGGACAAACTTTACAGACGCAGTGTGAAAACCCCCAGCAGCACCAAGAGAGCCACTTAAAAACGGGGCAGAAAAGAAATCGTGACTCAAAAGATGATGACCCAACTTGTCACGACTCCAAGCGGCCTAGAATACAGTCAAGGGTGACACCAAGAAAGTACACACAGATAAATGCTAATAATTCCAGtgttcagaggaagctgcctgACGGGAAGGATGGTGGGCCTCATCGCTCCACCTCGATGGCCGGGCCCAGGTTCAGCCAAAAAGCTTTGAAAAGAACAAGGCGATACACAGGCAGtaaaggagggaaaaagtaA
- the LOC130516030 gene encoding homeodomain-interacting protein kinase 2-like isoform X3, with product MEENNFRPLPLKEIRFIVQQLAVALQSLRSVGLTHCDIKLDNIMLVDHEKQPFKIKLIDFGVARVASTIPQGSAIQVLCYRSPEVLLGLPLTEAVDIWSLGCVVAMLHLGNRLFDGDNEFDVMRYIVELFGQPPNRMLNAGIKTNQFFKQSMCAWNRSWKLKVSVPRGHKLLDSLDDILSAFPSNGSKHPELNLFVNMLKKMLDLDPATRITPAQLLQHGFLTNTEVGTTSKEPEVTASQENGQTLQTQCENPQQHQESHLKTGQKRNRDSKDDDPTCHDSKRPRIQSRVTPRKYTQINANNSSVQRKLPDGKDGGPHRSTSMAGPRFSQKALKRTRRYTGSKGGKK from the exons ATGGAGGAGAACAATTTTCGTCCTCTGCCTCTAAAGGAAATCAGATTTATTGTCCAACAG CTTGCAGTTGCACTTCAGTCGCTGAGGAGTGTGGGACTAACACACTGTGACATAAAGCTGGACAATATTATGTTAGTGGACCATGAAAAGCAGCCTTTCAAAATCAAACTAATCGACTTTGGGGTTGCCAGGGTTGCATCCACTATACCACAGGGCTCAGCTATACAGGTCCTCTGTTACAG GTCTCCAGAGGTCCTTTTGGGTCTTCCATTGACAGAGGCTGTGGACATTTGGTCTCTGGGCTGTGTGGTTGCAATGTTACACCTTGGTAATAGGCTGTTTGATGGGGACAATGAGTTTGACGTG ATGAGGTACATAGTGGAGCTATTTGGTCAACCTCCGAATCGAATGCTAAATGCAGGCATAAAAACTAATCAATTCTTTAAGCAAAGCATGTGCGCATGGAATCGATCATGGAAACTAAAGGTATCTGTACCTA GGGGACATAAGCTTCTAGATTCTCTGGATGACATTTTAAGC GCCTTCCCTTCTAATGGCAGCAAACATCCAGAACTTAATCTTTTTGTCAACATGCTAAAGAAAATGCTTGACCTAGACCCTGCTACGCGCATTACCCCAGCTCAACTGCTGCAACATGGGTTTCTGACAAACACGGA GGTGGGGACTACCTCTAAAGAGCCAGAGGTCACTGCCAGCCAGGAAAATGGACAAACTTTACAGACGCAGTGTGAAAACCCCCAGCAGCACCAAGAGAGCCACTTAAAAACGGGGCAGAAAAGAAATCGTGACTCAAAAGATGATGACCCAACTTGTCACGACTCCAAGCGGCCTAGAATACAGTCAAGGGTGACACCAAGAAAGTACACACAGATAAATGCTAATAATTCCAGtgttcagaggaagctgcctgACGGGAAGGATGGTGGGCCTCATCGCTCCACCTCGATGGCCGGGCCCAGGTTCAGCCAAAAAGCTTTGAAAAGAACAAGGCGATACACAGGCAGtaaaggagggaaaaagtaA